The stretch of DNA GCTGGCCACCGCCTGGTTCCCGCTGCCGCGCCGCTACCTCACCGTCATGATGGTCTGCTGGGGAGCCGGCAGCCTCCCGATGGCCGCGGTGGGAATCATGGACAGTTTCTGGGGGCTGGCCCTCGCCCTGTTCGTTTTCGGCGCCACCGACGGCGTGGGCATGGTCATCTGGGGGACCCTGCTGCAGCGCCGGGTGCCCCCGCATCTGCTGGGCCGGGTGTCCAGCCTGGATTTCTTCGTCTCGCTGGGTCTTATGCCGGTCTCCATGGCCCTGGCCGGGCCCGCCGCCGAAGTTGTACCGGTTTGGCTCATCTTCCTGGTGGCCGGAGGGGTATGCCCGGTTGTGGCCGTGGCGGCGATGATCGTCGCCCGGATGCGGGCCGACGAGCTCGCCAACCCCTTGGACCGGGCTGTGGAGCGCGGAGCCGGCCGGGGCACGGCGCAGGTGGGCAAGTAGGGAGCACCTGTCATCCAGCTGCCGGCGGGCCCGGCGGCGTATCGGACAGCACATAGGCGAAGCCACCGATCGAGGCGCTGACATCCGAGGAAGGCCCCGCTCCCGTGGCGGAACTCGAAAACGTGGTCACCAGCATGAGCCGGGTCCCGGTCTGCAAACCATAGACAAAATTCAAGACCTTGGCATACTGACCGGTCACGGTGAGCTGGATCGGCATTAAGGTGAAGTTCTTTGAATTCACTCCGGCGCTCGACGCCGGAGCCGGCGTTGTGGCTGGAGTTGTGGCCGTTGCCGCGGCCGGCGTCGCGGTTTTCGCGGGCAGATAGGCCTGGCCATCTGTCACGGTGAATGCGGAGAGGGTCACGCCGTGGGCAACCTCGAGCGAATGGATCTCGGCGATAAAGGATGACATGTCAGTGCCCGCCGGGATGGCCTGGCGCAGCGCGTCACGCTGCTGCTTCAGCACATCCAGCGTCGCGTAGTCCCGTTTCAAGGCAGCCAGGACATTGGCACTGGCGGCATTCTTCGCCCGCGCCGCCGCTGCATTTTCCTGCGCCGCGGCCGCGGCAGCGAGCTGGGGCTGCACGCCAACGAGAAACCCGAACAGCACAATAACGGCCATCGCCAGAACCGCGCCGATCAGGAAGATCCTGTTCTTATCCATCACTTTCCCCCCGCCGGGAAACGCTTCGAGAACGCGGCCTCGTTGATGTGCATCGTGATGTTGATCTGGTAGCCGCCGTCTGCGCTTTTGACGAGGGAACCCGGCAGCGCATCGGCAAAGCCCCTCAGGGCCTGCAGCCGGTCCAGCCAGGGCGGTACCACGGGCAGGGTGGGACTCTTTGCGGTAAAACTGAGCGTAGCCACCCGGTCGCCTTGCAAGGGTGCGGTGGATTGGACGTACGCCGTCTGCGGCGACGACGAGTCGATCTGCACGGTATCTATGGTCATGCCCCCGGGCAACGTCTTCTGCACGTCATCCAGATAGGCCTTCCAATCAATTTCCGGGCTCATCCCGATCGCACGGGCGGCCTGGAGAAGCGCCACCTCATCTTGGACCTGCCGCACTCCCCCATATTGCCGTTGCTCCGCCAGGAGCAACCCCGTCTGAGCCTGTTCGGAGGCCAGCTCGCCCTGCGCCACGAGCGCCGCCACGGCGGCGCCTCCCGAGCTGAGCAAGGTGAGCAGGAGCACGGCCACGACGGCCAGTCCCAAACGGTCGCGCATCTTCCTGGCGGCGACGAGCTTGCGGGTCTCCGTCGGCAGCAGATCGATCTGGCGCTTTCCGCCGACGGCGATGCCGCCGCCGTGCCCGGCCGGCTTCCCGCGGAACGACGGCATGCGAAGCGGCTGTTTGGCGGCGTCGGCGAAGCTCCACGGCTTCCGGGCCGGGCCCGGATCAGCGGTGGCGGCGTCGGCCAAACTCCACGGCTTCCGGACCGGGCCCGGATCAGCGGTGGCTGTGGATTTGGCGGCGCCTGTGGATTTGCCGGTGTCTGTGCCTGCTTCATCCGTGCCACCGTCCCCGACCGCGAGGCCGAGGGCCACGGTCATGGACAAGCGGTCCGGTCCTTGCCCGTCTGACTGGAGGCGGCGCGAAAGGTCCACACGCTGGAACGGATCCCCCGTGACCACTTCCAGCCGGGTCACCTCGGTGAGGCTGTCCGCGAAACCGGGCAACTCGGCCCCACCGCCGCTCAGCACCAGATGCCGCACGGTCTCATCCGGGCGGCTGTTCAGGTAGTACTCGATCGTGTTGCGGAGGCTGATCAGGAGCTCGCTGGTTGTCTCGTAAATGATTCCGAGGGCCTCGTGATGCTCTTCCGGGACCCCCTTGCGCGAGCCAAGCCCGAGCTTCCGCTTAAGGAGTTCCGCGTCGGCGGTGCCCATCCCCAGGCGCGTCGCCAGGGCGTTGGTGAGGTCGCGGCCACCGGCCGGGATGAGGCGCACGAACTGCGGGACGCCGTCCTTTGCGATGAGCACACTGGTGGTACTCGCGCCCACATCGATGACTGCCACCACGCCGTCGCCGTCCGCACGCGGAAGCAGCACGCGGCTGACGGCGAACGGGAGGAGGTCGACGTCGACCGTCCGAAGTCCGGCGCGGCGCACGGCCTCGATATTGCCCAGCACCGCCTCCTTCCCCGCGGCCACAAGCAGCCCGGCGACGGCGGTCCCGTCGGCGTCCGTGTCTTCCGTTGTCGGGTAGAAATCCAGCTGGGCATCGGCAACGGCCATCGGCAGCATGTCCTGGACCTGGAACGGCAACGATTCCCGGATCGCGGCCAGGGTGGCTCCGGGGACGGTGAGGTCACGCACCAGCACGTGCTGGTTTCCGACGCCAAGCACCACGCTCTTGGACCGGAAACCGCCCTTGGACCACAGCTGTTTGAGGGCTGCCGCCACGACGTCCGGTTCTGCCACCAGGCCGCGGCTGACCGCACCGTCAGGCAGCGGGACTTCGAGGTACCGGAGCACGGTGGGCCTGGCTTTGTCGGGATTTCGGACTTCGACGGCGCGCAGCGCGGTGCTGCCGATGTCCACTCCTATGCGTTGTACCAAGTGCCCTGCTCCTTCCCTGTCAGTGGGGATTTCCGCGTATGCGGTGATGATGTGCTGCTAGAGTCCGACCAACGCAAGGTACCCCTTCCACAACGAGTCGCCGCCAATGATGCCGGTCCAGGCTCCGGCAAGCATCCAGGGGCCGAACGGGATGCCGCTCTTGCGGTTCACCTTGCGGGCTGCAAGCAGCGCCAGCGAGAACAGGCCGCCCAGCAGGAACGCGGCGAAGGCCCCAACCAGCAGCGGGCCCCAGCCCACCCAGCCCAGGAACAGTCCCAGCAATCCGGCCAGTTTGACGTCGCCGAATCCCATGCCGCCGGGGTAGGCGAGCGCCATGAGCAGATAGGCGGTCCAGAGCACGGCCATGCCGACGCCGGCGCGCAGGAGCGCGGAATAGTCCCCGGAAACGACGGCGGCCACGGTGAAGAGGGCGACGCCTACGAGGTAGCTGGGCAGGACAATGGCGTCGGGCAGGCGGTGGGTGTCGATGTCGATCAGTCCAAGCGCCACGCTGACCGCGGCCAGGTACAGGAACCCGACGAGGACGAGGATGCCTGGGGCCCCCTCGGCGGGGCGGGCGGAGGCGCCGCCGGTCCAGGCCCACAATGCGACCCCGGCGAAGACGATCCCGGTCCCCGCTTCCACGAGCGGGTAGCGCTTTGAGATCGGCTTGGCGCAGCTGCGGCATTTCCCGCGCAGGATGAGCCAGGACAGGACCGGGATGTTGTCGTAGGCCTTGATGACGTGGCCACAGCCGGGGCAGGCGCTCGGCGGGGACACGATGGAGAGGCCGTTCGGCACGCGGTAGACGACGACGTTCAGGAAGGACCCGATGAGCAGGCCGAAGAGGCCTGCGTACGCGCTGATGAAGGTGGGCCAGAGGCCCGGGCTGGAGGGACTCATCCGGCGCTCCCATCGGGGTTGAACGCTTTGCCGACCTCAACCTGGACGCTGACGCCGTAGGTGGTGGAAACCGGCACCATGAACTTGGGCGGCGCAATGTTCCGGAAGCGCTGGTCGTAGAGATAGCTCTTCGTATAACCGGTGGACCCGCTGGTGCCGACGGGACCACGGAAGTTCTGGGCGATCGCGCCACCGACCGTGAGAGCTCCGCGCAGGTTGCCCTTGTCGTAATTCTGTACCTGGAAAGTGTGGTTGACCGAGAGGATGGCGGCATTGACGGTCCGCCCGTTGTCCTTCACGCTGTCGTTCAGAAGCGGGGTGTTGCTCATGCTCGAACAGTTTGTCGTGCACTTCATCGGGTTCCAGACCCAGACCGCGTTCTCCGCCACCAGCCCCAGGATGTCCGCCTTCGGGTCAACATAGGTGATGTTCCGGGTCACGTAGAGGTAATTGGCGGCGCTGATGGTGACGGCGCTGTGCAACTGGCCCTCGACGAAGGCGTCGCCATTGCGGCAGCCGTAGGCCTGGGTTCCGGACGTCGCGGTGGGAGCGTACTCGTTCGTCGTGGGGTAACCGATTCCGTTGCCAGTACCGCTGCTGCCTGTGAGCCCCGTGCAGCTCAGTCCGGGCGGAGTGCTCGCCGACGGCCAGTAGTTAGGGTCGCCGGTACTCGAGGGCACATTCTGCACATAGATCAGGTTCTTGGCCGGCACGGTGATGACCTGACCCGTTGCCCCCGCCAAGGTGTTCGCATTCTGGGCCAGGGTCTTGGCCGGGTCCCCCGGCGTTCCGCAGGAGGACGATCCGGTGGGAGGGGTGCCGACGGCCGTTGCCGGGTTCCCGACGACGCGGGTGGCCTTCGTCCAGGGAGAGCGCACCGTCATGGTCCCGTCCGCGTTGAAGACGATGCTGGTCGGCCCCGTGTACAGGCAACCGGGCCGGGGCACCAGGGCGGGGATGTCGGTGCGTGTCTCGTCCTTCATTTTGGCGTTCGACGGCGGCATGCCGACGACGGCGGCATAGGCCGGGCTGCCCGGGACACTGAAGGTGGGCGTCGAACATCCGGATGATGGTTTGTCATACCTCGGCGGGTTCGCGGTGTTGGCAGTCGTTACGGGGCCGTTGAAGGTGGCGCCGCAGATGTAAAGCGTGTCATTGGAGTGCAGCGGGCCGTTGATCACGTCACTGGGGCCGAACTGGATCTGAACGCATGAGGAGGAGCGGCCCTGCCACTTGTACTGGGCGCAATTGGGCTGTCCGTTCGTGCCGTTCATGCCCGTCAGATCGGGGTCCTGGACCTCATAGTTGGTGAAGTAGAGAAAATCGATGAACCCGGCCTGCTTGAGGTTGACCACGATGCTCCGTGTCTGGTTTCCCACGCGTCCGGTCGATTGGAGCCGGAGGACCCCGGTGGCCCAGTAGTTGGAATTGTCCACCTCGTAGCGGTAGGTGGCGGTGCCGCTGCTGCCGGGGACTGTGGCCCAGGAGCCGGCCTGGCCGATGCCGAACGCCGGGTTGATCGCGGAGCCCGTCGGGAGCGCCAACGTACCGGCCGCCTTGCTCGCGGCGCTGAATGGTGAGTCCGGATTGCCATACTGCATGTACGTGTTGTCATTGGCGAGCTTGCTCTTATAGTCATCGACCCCGGCGTAGGCGGCTGCCATGGCTGCGTTCCAGTCCTGGTCCGTCCTGGCCCTGACCAGGCCGCCGAGCGAGACGCTGAGGGCCGCGGTGACGAGCACGGTGAGGACCGCGGCGATCCCGATCACCACGATCAGGGCCACGCCCTCTTCACGCCGCGGGACGGGTATTCCCGCGGTCTGCGGCCTGGCCACTCTGTTTCCGCTCATGAAATCGTCGCCGAGGCGTTGAGGTTCGGGATGCCGACGAGGTTTTCGAGCGTGACGGGCAAATTGCTGTCAGTCAAACTTTTTTGCACCGTCAGGCTGACCCGCACGGTGACGATCGCGGCGAGGCTCGCCGCAGGGACATCCGTCCCGGCCGTGGCGAGAGGCACCGTCCCCGGCACATCACTGTAATAGGTGAAGAGGTAGGCCGCGGTCCCCGTGTGCGGGGAAACCGTCGTGGTCAGGATGCGGGTGGTCTGCGGGGCGACGTAGCCGGAGGCGCCAACATAGGGTGAGGTAAAGGTCGAATAACCGGCCACGACCGTGGCGGTCCACCGCTCTTCGACCAGCTGGCGCTGCGCGTTGAGCGAGAGCCGGATCATCACCGGATGCGGATCGTTCCGGTCTCCGCCTACCAAGGAATACAGGATGACAGATTCCGGCCTTGCCTCGATGAAGGCTGGATTGTCCAGGAGTTGTGCCTGCACAGGGTTGGAGGTGCCGCCCCGGATAACGCGCGTGGCCTCGTTCATGCCGGTGGAGGCGTTGGCGGTATTGGCGTTGACGGCGGAGGCCATCCCCATCGATTTCGTGGCGTTGATAAAGAGGTTGGCGGTGACCGTGAGGACGATCATCAGCACGATGCTGGCCACCAGCAGCTCGGTAAGGCTCATACCGCGCTCCGGACTTGCTGCGACGCGGCGGAACCGGGCCCCGCATGCTGTGGTCAGCGCGGTCATGGCGCCACCGTACGCGGGTCGAGCGTCACCACGCCGCCGGATGAGACGGCGCTGGGGGCCGCCACGGTGATGGAGCCGGCAGCGAGGACTGTGGTTTTCGCACCCTTTGAGGAACCGGTGTACAGGGTCCACGATCCGTAGGGCAAAGCGATTCTTCCGGCCGTTGCGAGGGCGTCGAAAGTGTACGTCATCGGCACCGAACAGCCCGGATCCCCGGCGCCCGTTCCCGTAGCCGATACCGCCGTGATGAACTTGCCGGCGGCTCCGGAGAGGGTGAGCAAGCCCATCGGCAAGGCGGCGGCCGTCGTCGTCGTCGATGGTGTCCGGACGGCCGCCGTGAGGGTGGGAGCCGCCGGCCAGGCCTCAGGGTCGACGGAGAGGCATCCGGGGGAACTCTGGCTGGGGGCAACGTATTTGCCGGCCATCACGGCGTAGCCGCTTGGGAAGGGAAAGAGTTGCAGGGTGCGGCTGGCGGCGGCGGTGGCGGCCGTGGAGACGTAGACGCCGGCCGTGCTGAGGAAAGTGGTGTCCAGGTTGCTCGGGAATTGCACGGTTCCGGCGGTGGCGTTGGACGCATAGTTGACGGAGAACGAGCCGGCGAGGTCAAAGTTGAACCCGGCGGACGCGGAGGTCCCGGCGGTGACGGCGATGTTGGTGGCCTTCGTGCTGGTGGGAACCTGGCCGTTGTCGATGTAGCCGGCGCGGGAGACGGTGACATCGTAGGTGCCCGGCACCACCTTCAGCAGGTAGCTGCAGCCCTGGGCATTCGTGGCCGTACCGGTGACCGCGACGGCGGTGTTGCCGGTAACGCCCGGCGTGGGCGCGGCGGAGACGGAGATTCCGGCGCTGCCGGCGCCACCGGCGGTCAGCGTAGATACGATGATCGTGCCAAGGGCGGGATCGTTGATGACGTTCTTGGGCGCCAGCAGCGTGTCGCTGCGGACGGGCGATGCCCCGGCACGCATGCCGTCCCAGGTGACGGAAACGTTGATGCGCTTGTATTGGAGCGCCCCCGTTCCGGAGCCGCATCCGTTGCCTTCGCTGGCGCCGCTGACCCACTGGGTGGTGCGTTTTACGAGGAAGCTGCCGAGGGAGTTGGTCACGGGGTTGGTGGAATCGCCCAGCGTGAAGACGTCC from Arthrobacter sp. PAMC25564 encodes:
- the pilM gene encoding type IV pilus assembly protein PilM; amino-acid sequence: MVQRIGVDIGSTALRAVEVRNPDKARPTVLRYLEVPLPDGAVSRGLVAEPDVVAAALKQLWSKGGFRSKSVVLGVGNQHVLVRDLTVPGATLAAIRESLPFQVQDMLPMAVADAQLDFYPTTEDTDADGTAVAGLLVAAGKEAVLGNIEAVRRAGLRTVDVDLLPFAVSRVLLPRADGDGVVAVIDVGASTTSVLIAKDGVPQFVRLIPAGGRDLTNALATRLGMGTADAELLKRKLGLGSRKGVPEEHHEALGIIYETTSELLISLRNTIEYYLNSRPDETVRHLVLSGGGAELPGFADSLTEVTRLEVVTGDPFQRVDLSRRLQSDGQGPDRLSMTVALGLAVGDGGTDEAGTDTGKSTGAAKSTATADPGPVRKPWSLADAATADPGPARKPWSFADAAKQPLRMPSFRGKPAGHGGGIAVGGKRQIDLLPTETRKLVAARKMRDRLGLAVVAVLLLTLLSSGGAAVAALVAQGELASEQAQTGLLLAEQRQYGGVRQVQDEVALLQAARAIGMSPEIDWKAYLDDVQKTLPGGMTIDTVQIDSSSPQTAYVQSTAPLQGDRVATLSFTAKSPTLPVVPPWLDRLQALRGFADALPGSLVKSADGGYQINITMHINEAAFSKRFPAGGK
- a CDS encoding A24 family peptidase, coding for MSPSSPGLWPTFISAYAGLFGLLIGSFLNVVVYRVPNGLSIVSPPSACPGCGHVIKAYDNIPVLSWLILRGKCRSCAKPISKRYPLVEAGTGIVFAGVALWAWTGGASARPAEGAPGILVLVGFLYLAAVSVALGLIDIDTHRLPDAIVLPSYLVGVALFTVAAVVSGDYSALLRAGVGMAVLWTAYLLMALAYPGGMGFGDVKLAGLLGLFLGWVGWGPLLVGAFAAFLLGGLFSLALLAARKVNRKSGIPFGPWMLAGAWTGIIGGDSLWKGYLALVGL
- a CDS encoding prepilin-type N-terminal cleavage/methylation domain-containing protein, which translates into the protein MRTFRARLRPGFGSDTAPEDGFSLVEVLIAMMVFAILSIGVAYSLLSVLAMTKEGRAREMATNLAAQEIDLDRSAKDVFTLGDSTNPVTNSLGSFLVKRTTQWVSGASEGNGCGSGTGALQYKRINVSVTWDGMRAGASPVRSDTLLAPKNVINDPALGTIIVSTLTAGGAGSAGISVSAAPTPGVTGNTAVAVTGTATNAQGCSYLLKVVPGTYDVTVSRAGYIDNGQVPTSTKATNIAVTAGTSASAGFNFDLAGSFSVNYASNATAGTVQFPSNLDTTFLSTAGVYVSTAATAAASRTLQLFPFPSGYAVMAGKYVAPSQSSPGCLSVDPEAWPAAPTLTAAVRTPSTTTTAAALPMGLLTLSGAAGKFITAVSATGTGAGDPGCSVPMTYTFDALATAGRIALPYGSWTLYTGSSKGAKTTVLAAGSITVAAPSAVSSGGVVTLDPRTVAP